A DNA window from Halichondria panicea chromosome 16, odHalPani1.1, whole genome shotgun sequence contains the following coding sequences:
- the LOC135350446 gene encoding probable serine/threonine-protein kinase kinX, whose amino-acid sequence MAERQDHEKEYIFRNVQLFKNDTLGTGSYGAVCKAKCDQLLCAAKLLYPVLFQMTAPDHGKEHRHPFRRFETECAFLSRINHPNIVQYLGTYRDPDTNAPVLLMELMDESLTHFLESSPGDIPYHIQVNLSYDIAQALAFLHSNGIIHRDLSSNNVLLIAGTRAKVTDFGMSKFRDINVTRLATMTTCPGTPAFMSPEALKQPPVYTEKLDNFSFGVLLVQTTTRQFPDPTDPFETRELVDPRFPTQAIQANVSVPEVKRRQAHISLIEPTYPLVLIARHCLKDRDVERPSSQQLCQALNSLKWTARYQKSSQQDLHQILREKDEQLQTSKQNITKKEEKLQENQQLITEKDIQLQTNQETITQNNEQIHTKDIEIGQLTTRLNQSTQENRILQQDKATIQHEAEARERQLRKLNQELQSSEEKTAALQQVIDQRDREVTELRQTLASKSEEIHDLPIRMDQVALQEEQATLMKSGTTKSLPDVPVVIRYGSSSAVIRDKAYFNSYGNKTIYEFSNNQWHELPRCPNKYFTIVSVDYMLTTVGGASVTQLYSNKLYSYINNRWVEHFPPIPTGRWGPGAVYANNIFVVAGGQCDSKNLNKVEVLNTAYMQWSIVSSLPVPNDRPATTICGDYVYIHPRTIDTQDKYSVYKCSLSQLTESQPSSAIWEKISPLPVSKSSFVTINEHMLAVGGEDSNRDDTKNIYQHNETSWIVISQLSTPRSVCLTAALPGNKLMVVGGDDTYKKCEIATFV is encoded by the coding sequence ATGGCCGAGAGACAAGACCACGAAAAAGAGTACATATTCAGAAATGTTCAACTCTTCAAGAATGATACCCTTGGTACTGGCTCCTACGGGGCAGTGTGTAAAGCCAAGTGTGATCAGCTACTCTGTGCCGCCAAGCTACTCTATCCAGTGCTCTTCCAAATGACTGCTCCCGATCATGGCAAAGAACACAGACACCCGTTTAGAAGATTCGAAACAGAGTGTGCATTTCTGAGTCGTATCaaccaccccaacattgtacagtacctgGGAACCTATCGCGATCCCGACACGAATGCACCAGTTCTTCTCATGGAGCTCATGGACGAGAGTCTGACACACTTCCTGGAATCATCACCTGGAGACATTCCTTACCACATCCAAGTTAACCTCTCTTATGATATAGCTCAAGCACTTGCCTTTCTTCATTCCAATGGGATCATCCATCGCGACCTCTCCAGCAACAATGTTCTACTGATTGCAGGCACTCGAGCCAAAGTCACCGATTTTGGAATGTCCAAATTCAGGGACATAAACGTCACCCGACTagccacaatgaccacatgcCCAGGAACACCAGCTTTCATGTCTCCTGAAGCACTAAAGCAACcaccagtgtacacagagaaaCTAGATAACTTCTCATTTGGTGTGCTTCTAGTTCAGACCACAACTCGGCAGTTTCCAGATCCAACTGATCCATTTGAAACAAGAGAACTGGTTGATCCACGATTTCCGACTCAAGCAATTCAAGCCAACGTTTCAGTACCGGAGGTAAAGAGAAGACAAGCCCACATCAGCCTGATTGAGCCCACCTACCCTTTAGTGCTGATTGCTCGTCACTGCCTCAAAGACAGAGATGTGGAACGACCATCTTCCCAACAGCTCTGCCAAGCACTGAACTCTCTCAAGTGGACAGCCAGGTATCAGAAAAGCTCCCAACAAGACCTGCACCAGATACTCAGAGAGAAAGATGAACAACTACAAACGAGTAAACAAAATATAACAAAAAAAGAGGAAAAACTGCAAGAAAATCAACAGCTTATAACGGAAAAAGACATACAGCTACAAACAAATCAAGAGACAATAACACAAAATAACGAGCAAATACATACAAAGGACATTGAAATTGGCCAACTCACTACAAGACTAAACCAATCAACACAAGAAAACCGAATCCTCCAGCAAGATAAAGCAACCATTCAACATGAGGCTGAAGCGAGGGAGAGACAGCTGAGGAAACTCAACCAGGAGTTGCAATCAAGTGAGGAAAAAACTGCTGCCCTCCAACAAGTCATCGATCAACGAGACAGAGAAGTGACTGAATTGAGACAAACGTTAGCGAGTAAGAGCGAAGAAATTCACGATCTACCGATTCGAATGGACCAAGTCGCATTACAAGAAGAGCAAGCCACACTAATGAAATCTGGTACAACAAAGTCACTACCTGATGTACCTGTTGTTATAAGGTATGGATCGTCATCAGCCGTGATTAGAGATAAGGCATACTTTAATTCATATGGAAATAAAACTATTTATGAGTTCAGCAACAATCAGTGGCACGAGTTACCACGATGCCCTAACAAATACTTCACTATTGTCAGTGTTGATTACATGCTCACAACTGTTGGGGGAGCATCAGTCACACAACTATATAGTaacaaactctacagctacatTAACAACAGATGGGTCGAGCACTTCCCTCCCATACCAACCGGACGATGGGGACCTGGAGCTGTGTACGCTAACAACATCTTTGTAGTGGCTGGGGGACAATGCGATTCAAAAAATTTGAATAAAGTTGAAGTATTAAACACTGCTTACATGCAATGGTCTATTGTTAGCTCACTACCTGTGCCAAACGATCGACCAGCAACAACTATCTGTGGAgactatgtgtacatacacccACGAACTATTGATACTCAAGATAAGTATTCAGTGTACAAATGCTCATTAAGTCAACTAACTGAGTCCCAGCCAAGCTCAGCTATATGGGAGAAGATTTCCCCTTTGCCAGTTAGCAAGTCCTCTTTTGTTACCATCAATGAACACATGCTGGCAGTGGGTGGGGAGGACTCCAATAGAGATGACACTAAGAATATATATCAGCACAATGAAACATCGTGGATTGTCATTAGTCAATTGTCAACACCTCGATCAGTATGCCTCACTGCTGCCCTCCCAGGGAACAAACTGATGGTGGTGGGAGGAGATGATACATACAAAAAATGTGAAATAGCTACTTTTGTATAG
- the LOC135350450 gene encoding mitogen-activated protein kinase kinase kinase 13-like: MAERQDSEQEYIFRSVQLFKNDTLGTGSYGAVCKAKCDQLLCAAKLLYPVLFQMIAPDPGKEHRHPFRRFETECAFLSRINHPNIVQYLGTYRDPDTNAPVLLMELMDESLTHFLESSPGDIPYHIQVNLSYDIAQALAFLHSNEIIHRDLSSNNVLLIAGTRAKITDFGMSKFTDINVTQLATLTGCPGTPAFMSPEALNEPPVYTEKLDNFSFGVLLVQITTRQFPKPTDRFDTVKLPDPRSPGCTVEAKLPIQELDRRQPHISLIKPAHPLLPIACHCLKDRYVERPSSQQLCQTLDALKRTRRYQESSQQDLHQILREKDELLHENMQMITEKYDQIVAKDKQLHTKYTEIQTLQYKADARERQLRRVNQELQSSEENTAALQQAIDQRDREVTQLRQTLASKNEEIHDLSTRMHQVALQDEQGTPMNCVSPADAPVTMGYGSSVVVGDKAYYKSYGNKTVYEFSNNQWHELPPCPNQKYAIVSVDGMLTTVGGISDTQSYSNKLYSYINNKWVEHFPPMPTGRWRPGAVHVKNTLVVTGGTNNLKKLTTIEILNTANMRWSSVSLLPVPTTYPSTMICGDTVYIYARTNDDQDKHSVYKCSLRQLTQSQPGSAIWEKIAPLPVSRSSLVTINSYLLAVGGEDSNGDRTKDIYRYNITSWTVISQMSTPRSACLTAALPGNKLMVVGGDHTLRKCEISIMPMYITCVAARATKML, encoded by the coding sequence ATGGCCGAGAGACAAGACAGTGAACAAGAGTACATATTCAGAAGTGTTCAACTCTTCAAGAATGATACCCTTGGTACTGGCTCCTACGGGGCAGTGTGTAAAGCCAAGTGTGACCAGCTGCTCTGTGCTGCCAAGCTACTCTATCCAGTGCTCTTCCAAATGATTGCTCCCGATCCTGGCAAAGAACATAGACACCCGTTTAGAAGATTCGAAACAGAGTGTGCATTTCTGAGTCGCATCaaccaccccaacattgtGCAGTACTTGGGGACCTATCGTGATCCCGACACAAATGCACCAGTTCTTCTCATGGAACTCATGGATGAGAGTCTGACACACTTCCTGGAGTCATCACCTGGAGATATtccctaccacatccaagtcaACCTCTCCTATGACATAGCTCAAGCACTTGCCTTTCTCCACTCCAATGAGATTATCCATCGCGACCTCTCCAGCAACAATGTTCTACTGATTGCAGGCACTCGAGCCAAAATCACTGATTTCGGAATGTCCAAATTCACGGACATAAATGTCACCCAACTAGCCACATTGACTGGATGCCCGGGAACACCAGCCTTCATGTCTCCTGAGGCACTAAACGAACCACCAGTATACACAGAGAAACTAGACAATTTCTCATTTGGTGTGCTGCTAGTTCAGATAACAACACGACAATTTCCAAAGCCAACAGATCGATTTGATACCGTTAAACTTCCCGATCCACGAAGTCCAGGTTGCACAGTTGAAGCTAAATTGCCGATTCAAGAACTTGACAGACGACAACCCCACATCAGCTTGATTAAGCCCGCCCACCCTCTACTGCCGATTGCTTGTCACTGCCTCAAAGACAGATATGTTGAACGACCATCTTCCCAACAACTTTGCCAAACACTGGATGCTCTCAAGAGGACACGACGGTACCAGGAAAGCTCCCAACAAGACCTGCACCAGATACTCAGAGAGAAAGATGAACTACTACACGAAAATATGCAGATGATAACAGAAAAATATGACCAAATTGTAGCTAAAGACAAGCAATTACATACAAAGTATACTGAAATTCAAACCCTTCAATATAAGGCTGATGCCAGGGAGAGACAGCTGAGGAGAGTCAACCAAGAATTGCAATCCAGTGAGGAGAACACTGCTGCCCTCCAACAAGCCATCGATCAACGAGACAGAGAAGTAACTCAACTGAGACAAACGTTAGCAAGCAAGAACGAGGAAATTCATGATCTATCGACTCGAATGCACCAAGTTGCACTACAAGATGAGCAAGGTACACCAATGAATTGTGTTTCACCAGCTGATGCACCTGTTACTATGGGGTATGGATCATCAGTCGTGGTTGGAGACAAGGCATACTACAAGTCATATGGAAATAAAACTGTTTATGAGTTTAGCAACAATCAGTGGCATGAGTTACCACCTTGCCCTAATCAAAAGTATGCTATTGTCAGTGTTGATGGCATGCTCACAACTGTGGGGGGAATTTCAGACACACAAAGCTATAGTAATaaactctacagctacatTAACAACAAATGGGTCGAACACTTCCCTCCCATGCCAACCGGAAGGTGGAGACCTGGAGCTGTGCATGTTAAAAATACACTTGTAGTGACTGGGGGAACAAATAATTTAAAAAAATTAACTACTATCGAGATATTAAATACTGCTAACATGCGATGGTCTAGTGTTAGCCTACTACCTGTGCCAACCACTTACCCATCAACAATGATTTGTGGAGACACTGTGTACATATATGCACGAACTAATGATGATCAAGATAAGCATTCAGTATACAAATGCTCATTAAGACAATTAACTCAGTCCCAGCCAGGCTCAGCTATATGGGAGAAGATTGCCCCTTTGCCAGTTAGCAGGTCCTCTCTTGTTACCATCAATAGCTACCTGCTGGCAGTGGGTGGGGAGGACTCCAATGGAGATAGAACGAAGGACATATATCGGTACAACATAACATCATGGACTGTCATTAGTCAAATGTCAACACCTCGATCAGCATGCCTCACTGCTGCCCTCCCTGGGAATAAACTGATGGTAGTGGGAGGAGATCATACACTGAGGAAATGTGAAATATCTATAATGCCTATGTatataacttgtgttgcagCTAGAGCAACTAAAATGCTGTGA
- the LOC135350451 gene encoding uncharacterized protein LOC135350451 yields the protein MAKRQDHEREYTFQKVELFKNKMLGTGSYGAVCKAKCDQLFCAAKLLNPEFFQMTAPDHGKEHRHPFRRFETECAFLSRINHPNIVQYLGTYRDPDTNAPVLLMELMDESLTHFLESSPGDIPYHIQVNLSYDIAQALAFLHSNGIIHGDLSSNNVLLIAGTRAKVTDFGMSEFTDININRLATMTTCPGTQAFMSPEALNEPPVYTEKLDNFSFGVLLIQITTRQFPKPIESIQLSYPQNPSETKVTIPELERREAHISLIEPTHPLLPIACHCLKDRDVE from the coding sequence ATGGCTAAGAGACAAGACCATGAACGAGAGTATACATTCCAAAAGGTTGAACTCTTTAAAAACAAGATGCTTGGTACTGGCTCCTACGGGGCAGTGTGTAAAGCCAAGTGTGACCAGCTATTTTGTGCTGCCAAGCTACTCAATCCAGAGTTCTTCCAAATGACTGCTCCCGATCATGGTAAAGAACATAGACACCCGTTTAGAAGATTCGAAACGGAGTGCGCATTTCTAAGTCGCATCaaccaccccaacattgtacagtacctgGGGACCTATCGTGATCCCGACACAAATGCACCAGTTCTCCTCATGGAGCTCATGGACGAGAGTCTGACACACTTCCTGGAGTCATCACCTGGAGACATtccctaccacatccaagtcaACCTCTCCTATGACATAGCTCAAGCACTTGCCTTTCTTCACTCCAATGGGATTATCCATGGCGATCTCTCTAGCAACAATGTCCTACTGATTGCAGGCACTCGAGCCAAAGTCACTGATTTTGGAATGTCCGAATTCACGGACATAAACATCAACCGACTagccacaatgaccacatgcCCAGGAACACAAGCCTTCATGTCACCCGAGGCACTAAACGAACcaccagtgtacacagagaaaCTAGACAACTTCTCATTTGGTGTGCTTCTAATTCAAATCACAACTCGACAATTTCCAAAGCCAATTGAAAGTATTCAACTTTCATATCCACAAAATCCATCTGAAACTAAAGTAACAATTCCAGAACTGGAAAGACGAGAAGCCCACATCAGCCTGATTGAGCCAACCCACCCTCTATTGCCGATTGCTTGTCACTGCCTCAAAGACAGAGATGTTGAATGA
- the LOC135350448 gene encoding probable serine/threonine-protein kinase kinX, with protein sequence MADRNGREQEYIFQNVQLFKNDTLGTGSYGAVCKAKCDQLLCAAKLLYPVLFQMIAPDPGKEHRHPFRRFETECAFLSRINHPNIVQYLGTYRDPDTNAPVLLMELMDESLTHFLESSPGDIPYHIQINLSYDIAQALTFLHSNGIIHRDLSSNNVLLIAGSRAKITDFGMSKFRDINVNRLATMTTCPGTPAFMSPEALNEPPVYTEHLDNFSFGVLLVQITTRHFPKPTDRFETREVFDLQFPNQAIRAYVPVPEIDRRQFHIRLIEPTHPLLPIVRHCLKDRDVERPSSHELCQTLHALKRTPRYQESSQEDLYQMLREKDEQITAKGEQIQANQEIIIEYQETIIHKNEQLHTKEIENDQLTIRLGQQTQENQTLQHETEARERQLRRLNQELQSSEENTAALQQAIDQRDREVTQLRQMLASKNEEIHDLSTRMHQVALQDEQDIPIQPVTLESLPDAPVGMRYGSSAAIRDKAYFNSYGSKTVYEFSNNHWHELPLCPNTGYFTIVSVDDMLTTVGGVSSTQRYSNKLYSYINNEWVKHFPPMPTGRWRSGAVYANNTLVVAGGYYLRILNTVEILNTANMQWSIVSSLPVPTNHTSTTICGDYVYIHPRASDDQEKYSVYKCSLRQLTQSQPGSDIWENIAPLPVSYSSLVTVNGHLLAVGGRNIDDNNEIYQYNETSWTVVSKMLTPRSVCYTAALPGNKLMAVGGDDTWRKCEIVTFV encoded by the coding sequence ATGGCTGATAGAAATGGCCGTGAACAAGAGTACATCTTCCAAAATGTGCAACTCTTCAAGAATGACACCCTTGGTACTGGCTCCTATGGGGCAGTGTGTAAAGCCAAGTGTGACCAGCTACTCTGTGCTGCCAAGCTACTCTATCCAGTGCTCTTCCAAATGATTGCTCCCGATCCTGGCAAAGAACATAGACACCCGTTTAGAAGATTCGAAACAGAGTGTGCATTTCTGAGTCGCATCaaccaccccaacattgtacagtacctaGGGACGTATCGCGATCCCGACACAAATGCACCAGTTCTTCTCATGGAACTCATGGACGAGAGTCTGACACACTTCCTGGAGTCATCACCTGGAGACATTCCCTATCACATCCAAATCAACCTCTCCTATGACATAGCTCAAGCACTTACCTTTCTCCACTCCAATGGGATCATCCATCGCGACCTCTCCAGTAACAATGTCCTACTGATTGCAGGCAGTCGAGCCAAAATCACCGATTTCGGAATGTCCAAATTCAGGGACATAAACGTCAATCGACTAGCTACAATGACCACATGCCCGGGAACACCAGCCTTCATGTCACCCGAGGCACTAAACGAACcaccagtgtacacagagcATCTAGACAACTTCTCATTTGGTGTTTTGCTAGTTCAGATCACAACTCGACACTTTCCAAAGCCAACTGATCGATTTGAAACAAGAGAAGTGTTTGATCTACAATTTCCGAATCAAGCAATTCGAGCGTATGTTCCAGTACCTGAGATAGATAGAAGACAATTTCACATCAGACTAATTGAGCCCACCCACCCTCTACTGCCGATTGTTCGTCACTGCCTCAAAGACAGAGATGTTGAACGACCATCTTCCCATGAGCTTTGCCAAACACTACATGCTCTCAAGAGGACACCACGGTACCAAGAAAGCTCACAAGAAGACCTGTACCAGATGCTCAGAGAGAAAGATGAACAAATTACAGCTAAAGGTGAACAAATACAAGCAAATCAAGAGATTATAATAGAATACCAAGAAACAATCATCCACAAAAATGAACAGTTACATACAAAAGAAATTGAAAACGATCAACTAACTATAAGACTAGGGCAACAAACACAAGAAAACCAAACCCTTCAACATGAGACTGAAGCCAGGGAGAGACAGCTGAGGAGACTCAACCAAGAGTTGCAATCAAGCGAAGAGAATACTGCTGCCCTCCAACAAGCCATCGATCAACGAGACAGAGAAGTGACTCAACTGAGACAAATGTTGGCAAGCAAGAACGAGGAAATTCACGATTTATCAACTCGAATGCACCAAGTCGCATTGCAAGATGAGCAAGATATACCAATACAACCTGTTACACTAGAGTCACTACCTGATGCACCTGTTGGTATGAGGTATGGATCATCAGCTGCAATTAGAGACAAGGCATACTTTAATTCATACGGAAGCAAAACTGTCTATGagtttagcaacaatcattgGCACGAGTTACCACTTTGCCCTAACACAGGGTACTTCACTATTGTGAGTGTTGATGACATGCTCACAACTGTGGGGGGAGTGTCAAGCACACAGCGCTATAGTaacaaactctacagctacatTAACAACGAATGGGTCAAACACTTCCCTCCCATGCCAACCGGACGGTGGAGATCTGGAGCTGTGTACGCTAACAACACACTTGTAGTGGCTGGGGGATATTATTTAAGGATTTTAAATACAGTCGAAATATTAAACACTGCTAATATGCAATGGTCTATTGTTAGCTCACTACCTGTGCCAACCAATCACACATCAACAACGATCTGTGGAgactatgtatacatacatccACGAGCTAGTGATGACCAAGAAAAGTATTCAGTATACAAATGCTCATTAAGACAACTAACTCAGTCCCAGCCAGGCTCAGATATATGGGAGAATATTGCCCCTTTGCCAGTTAGCTATTCCTCTCTTGTAACCGTCAATGGCCACCTGCTGGCAGTGGGTGGGAGGAACATAGATGACAATAATGAAATATATCAGTACAACGAGACATCATGGACTGTCGTTAGTAAAATGTTAACACCTCGATCAGTATGCTACACTGCTGCCCTCCCTGGGAACAAACTGATGGCGGTGGGAGGAGATGATACATGGAGAAAATGTGAAATAGTTACTTTTGTATAG